The window TGAGTATTGATGTCATGATTGATACCTACCAAACTTGGGCCTCTTGAATGTGTGGTCCATTGTGGATCATGACTCCCTGTTGTTCAAACTGAAAGCCCTCTTTGAGTACTCTGCATATCatattattcttttattgttcCTGCTTTTTAGAGGGCGATGGTGTTCTGTAATTACCATCACCATGAGACGAAGCTCTCTGACAGATTATTTGGGCGGGTGGAAATCTTTACCCACATTTCAAAATGTACTACTGGTAAACATCTTTTAAGGGGTGGGAGATAACGACCACAAACTCCGGTGAGACTAGTGCGTATTGAAGCCATGATTCATGTTGACATAACCTAGTATTATCAAATTAGGAACGACTTCTGCTATACCCAAATCCAGTGGAACTACTCTCCCCCCTTCTTTAAAATTAAGAGCCATTGTAACTTGGCAATGGTAAGGTTTAATCTCATCCGATAATAGGTGCTTCAATTGATGGACCATCAGTCCATCACTGAAAACCAAGCAACTGTTAGCTTACTGCCTGGGACACAGGGTTTCAAGTGCAGAAACCAAAAATGAGCTCCGAACTACATTCAACAAGCAAAAGACAGATCAGAATCGTCTGTTCGTAATCTCTGGGCTGCGCCTCATCAACGGTTACCCACCATATGAACCGTTGCAATCTCAATACAACACTGACATTGGAGCAGTCAACGGGCAGGACCCAGGCTCAGCTGCAGATGATTTTGGAATGTTCGTGTGGGGCCtatccaaaattttgattttccttGTTGGGGCAGTCAATGGGCTGGATCCGGGACCAGCTGCAGATGATTTTGGACTCTTCTGGTGGGGCCTATCCAAAATTATGATTTTGCTCAGCACAGtccaacccattgacagccctaactgCCACATGCAGCAGACACAACAAGGCCTGCGTAGCAATTTCATGTTTTGAAACTGAAAATCATCGTGTCCTATTTTGCAAACTCAGGGTAACATCAGTAAAGGAGAAGAATCACACCCAGCACACCCCACCAGAGAAAGGGTTACATTCCAAAGTTAAAAACTACACAACTTAAAACTCTCGATAGATTAGAAGAATGCCTCTGTAGGATCTACGTTTATGACATGCACCTTGAGAAAACAGTGGAATCTTCTGATCACACTTTCATTAGTGCTAAAATTCCTAAACTGAAACTGACCGAGAAACGCCCTAGCAATATATATGATGTTAGTTCCATTGTACATCGACCTATTTGCAAGCCTAACTACACTTTCAAGATCCCGTAATAATGACAACATCAACTACTTCCCCATTTGCTGATGATAAGGGATTTCTGATGCTGAGATGGAAGCTGACCCACTACTGGCACCCACTGACAATTCTCTAACATGGTTCTGCCAGCTTAATATGGGCGGGTGGCGGTGGGCTCCCTGCAAAGGGCCTTCCTTGGCTCACCCTGCATAAAAGAAATCCTGTGATCAGTATCTAAAGCAAGCATTAGTTGACATTTTAAGACAATCAAATTCAAATATTAGTTTCCTTCCCTCAGTTTCATCAAAATAGCTATTGCAATTAGTAAGCAAGCAAAGACATtgcatgggtccttactcttgctcgggtggtagactctcgggagtttcaacacactcacgctagtggtgaaattccactagcgtgagtgtgtggggtgtgtgtgcatgtgaacaaaaaaaaaaaaaaagcaaagacATTGCATTTTAGAACTGATAGTGGTGGATAACAGAGCACACCAATTGGACGACTATGGCAGTCTGATCAATTGATGTTTACCTGCTGAATGTGGAACTATGCGCACTACGGTATTTGACAGTAATACAACATTCGACCAAGAGTGTCTGCAGCACACTCAGGCTTACAGCCTGTACAACTGAAGCCATGGCTCAGAATTGCAAATCCTTGACAATGGTGGACCCAACTGGCCTGGGTGGGCTCAGTGCACCAAAAATCACCAGATGAGAAAATATGGACCATTCAATTAGTGGTCagaaaatagatggttaggaaAGAGAACAAGTACGGTCATATTCAACTGAAAAGGGGAAATACACACAATAgatgggattttattttattttattttattttttattcttttaaaaatttaacaaACTTTGTTAAAAGGGAAAAAGGAGAATACATCAGAGAAGGGAAGTATTCTCAATAGAAAGAGACACCTGACTTGACACCCTCCTGGGCAAAGACGTCGGCGGCCACATTAATGGCCTACGGTATGGACAAATGAAATGTTTTATCCCAGAGGATAACACATGATTCTcattaaaagaaatttcattcCTGGCCAAGTGGAGGAAGCCAAAGACATCATATTGAAAGGATTCCCTTCAAAGATCAACAGTTTCGTAAGGTTTGTCAAGAAGGGCCATTGCCTCCACTGTGTTCACCAGCCCCCAAGCAATGGGGCCAGTAAAGGATGTGAATAAGACCTTTATCATCTCTGATCACGGTGCCCATAATAGAAGAACCTGGTTTACCAAAAGAGGAGCGATTAAGATTCGGTATTCAAACCCAGGCAGTGGGATTTTCCAAATACTGCCTAATTTAGATATTGACACCATAATATAGGTCACCAAGAGCCAATCTTTAAGGAGACCTCAAAATCAAATGGCCTAGACATTTGAGCTGATGGTCCCACCATTTATGGACCTGAAAAATGGTTAACATACAGGCTACAGCACTGATTGACATTCATTACAATAATCCCTAAGCCTGGATGGTAGGATAATCCAATACAGGAAACATTTGGGCAATGGACTTTCCGGAATCTAGCCCATAAGATCTCAATTGCCTTGATCACCAAATTGCGGGCTTCACTGGTATGAATTCTGGGCCCAAAGATACTGTGCAGAGAATATCAAACAAGGATATGGGCACTATGCTTGGAATTCCATTTTTGTACCAGTGAGGGCTATATTTCAGTCACTGAGACTGTTGGTCTGTTGGCATCACCTTCATGTACCATGGTCCAAAAAATTTGCTTGACAGtgcatcctaacccttcaattgatGCCCTAAAAAAACACCATCATAAAAGAAATACAGCAACCGTCCACGTTCAACTGATAAATGGTCagagattggatggctagaatcTTCCAATTTGGGATATTTTTCGAAGCAAAGTCTGTGCAGGAGGGGCTCATCGGATCAATGCTCTGGACTAccgaaccatgggcctcactaacACAAACTGGAGACCGGAATACATTACGGACACTGAAGATCAGATCAATGCTCTGGACAAATGCGGGTTTGAAGGCTTCACATTTCGCCAAAGTGGAGCATCATTTCTCTACTTGTCAATGATATCATTGGTTGCTTTGTTATTCTGAGAACATGAAACTAGGTTTGCCTTCTCAAGAATATCAAAGGGTAAATATGCAAGTTATCAGTGGCTGTGAGAAGTATAACATGGAAACAAACAAGGCTTGGAGAAACAAACCATGAAAGACTTGAGCTCCCTTGGTGTATCTTTCAGCAATGCCTTCAATAGCATGTCCAAAAGCTGTAACACATGCAAGCAAAAATTAAGATGAAATCAAAAAACCATAATCAGTCATTTTAGACAGCAAAGCATGCTCCGATCAAACTGTCAATTTTCGAAAATTGGAATCCATATTCCATACCTTCACCTATTGGTAGAACTTCCTCGTGTGGTAGACTGGTTCACTACTACCCATATGGTCAAAATCCTCTCGTCCCTGCGATAGGTAAGAAAAACAATGTTGTCAAGAAATTCATACAGTTTTGTAAATACACCACGGTTAGAAGGAGAGTGCTGTACCATATGTTGCCAACTTTCTTGTGTGTAACACTGATTGGCAGGTTGTAGGACTGAGAGGTTTGCCATATTGTTAGCTTGACTTCCATCGACTCGGTAATGACTACCACTAGCTTCGATTCTGGGTCCACTAGCTTCAATTCTGGGCCCACTAGCTTCAATTCTGGGTCCACTTGTTTCAATTCTGGGCACACTTGTTTCAATTCTGGGTGCAAGTCTCCCAATAGAATTACGAGCATCTACAAGCTTTTGCATGGAGTCTTGTAGTATGTGCAATGCAAAGTTGTAGCTCTCTTCGGATAATGACCCTTCCTCTGCGAATTTAATGGATCGTTGGCATAGGTCATTGTAACGCTGTTCCATAGTTTCAGGGCGATCAACAACACATGCCTGTTCAGCACAATCTTCTTCCAACACATGCCTATTCTTCATTTCCTTTGTCCAACGCTTCAGAACATAATGCGACGGGATCTTTGGTACGCCTGCAGTGAGGAGGACTACAAGTGCATGTCTGCAAAGGAAGCCTTTGAACTCAAATAAACGACAAATACAAGAAATTCTTGATTCATGCCCATTCCACATAACTTTGTAATCCCTTCCCTTCATCTTCTCAAAATCTTCCCATTCTTTAACGATGAACATTGTGTATGCCCCTTCCTGCTGCACAATATTTATACAACAAGCAGACATTCCAAAAACCTCATCTTGGAATTTCTTGAATATGTCTTTTGTGTAAACTGATGACATTTGCTTTTCAAAAGGTGACGGTGACCTCAATGACGGTGGTGTGTGGAAAGTCTCAAAATCCGCTTGGGTTTCCCTCTCAATCTGTTTCTTTAGAGCTACCTCATACTGATCTACAAACTCTTTCAATGTCGTTTTTCCACTCACGTATGCATCGAGAAAAGAGTTGACATTTTCATTTCGATGTGAAACAGACATCCCAGCAAAAAACGTATCCTTCAAGAAGACTGGAACCCACTGTTGACGATCTTCATACAATGTTTGAAGCCATGCGTGCTTCCCAAGCTTGAAATCATTAATCAATTTGTCCCATCTCATTTCAAATTCATCAACTGTCAGAGAATCATATATGCAATCATGAAAATCATCTTTGAATGTTGGATTGGCTCTACATATTTGACCCAATTTCTCTGGAACCTTTTTCATAATGCGCCATAAACAAAGGCGATGCCGGGTTTCTGGAAACACCTCTGCGACTGCTGCTTTTATGACCCTATCTTGGTCAGTAATTATTGCCTTTGGGTGCCTTCCGTACATAGCTGTAAGCCATGTCTTAAACAACCAAACAAGGGACTCTTTTGACTTATCTGCTAAAAGCGCACAACCAAACAACACTGGCTGTCCATGATGGTTCACTCCTACAAATGGAGCAAACGGCACAGTATATTTGCTTGTTAAATACGTTGTGTCAAAGGTAACCACATCACCAAAGTATGTATAAGCAGTCCGAGACCTTGCATCAACCCAAAAAACACTTTTTGGATGCTGTTCCTCATCTACTTCTGTTGCATAAAAGAATGCAGGATTCAACACATGCATATGCATGAAATGCTCAAGAATAGCTTGCACTTCTCCTTCTGCAAGGAACTTCCGCCGCTCTTTCTCTGCTGGAGTTTTACGATCTTTGCCTGTTAATCCTAGATTGTTCATTCCATCAGATTGTTTGCTCATTGCAGTTTTCTTGTTCGATTGTGGTGTGGACTCATCAGTTTGTACTCCTGGAGTGCGTGAGTTTCTCTTTTGAGGTGCGCAAATCTTTTTGTGTGATCGAAAAAAATGCACATTCTCTGGGGTGAGAGGATGGTTATGTTCTTTGATAACCTCAATCAATTCCCATTTTCCTGAGTCTTTTCTCCTCGCTTTTACCATTGCTTTGCAACCAACCTTTGTGACCGGTCGTGGGTTTTTGATATTTCCATTCTCGGCCTTGAAACCATACTTGGAACATACGTAAAACCCAGCAATTATTGATTTGTCCCTCCTTGAATAACGGGTGGATCTTTTAGTGACACCAAAGCCAACACGCCTAGCATATTCATTATAGAATGAATACACTTCCTGTTCAGACTCAAATTCCATACCCACATTGGGCTCTAGATTGGCATCTCCTTCATTTGCAATGGGCTCCCTCACTGGAGACTTGTGCAACATTTCATCCCTGCCTATGAAGGGTGCAATATCCACTGTAGGGAAACATTCTGCTGTATCACTTTCCATGTCAACGACAGGGGAAGGAGTAGCAGGGGCAGGAGGCGGCGGCGGAGGAGGCTGCAAAACACATTTCAGCATCAATTTCCAGACATTGCACTGCTCGTCTAGTGACaaatgaactagaaaaaaaaaaaaaagaatagccCCAAAAATGCACAAACAAACACGAGTCATTCAAAGATAAAGAAAGGATCATCCCATTTATGTTAAGAGCTATACACAATAGAACCAATTTATTTGTGGTCATAGCATATAGCTAGAATAGCCCGAGTGTCCAAGGAAGCAAGAGTGACATACATAAgtcaaacataaaaataaaaataaaaataaaaattaaatattagtGCTTTGTCCACTGGTCATGTGCAATGTTCAAAGCATCGGTATTGTTACAAGTTTCACTgtccagggatacggaaacaataccGATATCAccaataaccggaaatgcagagaaacatgaggaaaatggtggaattttttagtaaaGCTTTAGGAGATGCTAcgatacacatttgcatatttaggaataaaaaattgcaaaaatgatgcatgcataataagttttcatttaatgggagcctaaaagcatgtgttgtcataagTAATCAGCCCGACCATCCCAtcgatccatccaaccatcccatttatccatccaaccttccatccaaacatccatcaatatttgagAATACACACGATATTTTGTCAAGAAATTGTTGACAActagaaaggaaacgaaagattgtggtctcgatatcgcccatgttgcgataatgataatattgcgatattatttgaacattgcatacaaccatgcgcccataaaaaaaaataattttaaatagaaattatttttaataaacaaatttttggcaatattgatacattggtaatattatcgaaatattgttGATAGAGTTGGGCACAGGAGGACTCGACTCGACAAACTCAACTCGTCCAACTCATTCAGACCCAACTCAATCCGAACCGAGTAagcttcgtccaatccgaactcaaaccgagtcgagttcaggtcaacagtaacttgactcgactcgactcgaaatccaactcggtactgacttgactcgattcaaaacttgactcgtacacacacacacaaaacccaGATTTGACGTTTCAAATTTGAGATGTTGTGTAGCTGATGGACAGGCTGCAATTCTAGTAGGTGCACCTAAgttttgagttatgatttcagccCATGGACCGCTGCActcaacccgactcggtactAGTGACCAGGTCGGACTCAATtcagattagtccaggccaaactTGGACTCGGATTGagttaggcatgctagactcagtaccaagttgggttgagttcgggtcaggtctatttcaaaaccgagtTGGGTCAGcactaactcggtctgactcgactcgatgctcaGTTCTAATCGTTGATAtactggcaatacaagcgacacctagaatttacacagtcgaaaatattggcgatacattggtgatattgatacattggcaatacaagcggcacctagaatttacatagtcgaaaatattggcaatattgatacattagtgatacttagcgatacatcgccaatacctggaatttctggaactaccagtgttattggtatcgccgaGTTGGAGACAAGGATAATATCGAGGATACTTCAAACAATGGTCATATGTGAAAGCTTAAAAGCACCACATTTGATTGGCAAAATGTTAGGCAAAAAATCattttatctgttttttttttttttttctagaccTCTGCCTTATTTTATATGTTCCTTTACTACCAGTCACTAatgataaaaaggaaaaaattgtCTTAAGAGAATGATTGCTCTTGAATTGAGAGAACCTCGATCTCATGATCCCCAACAATCGAGAACTTCATAGCTATCGGGGGATGTTTCGAGAATACATAGCTCTCATTGCTAGAGGTGCTATCGCCATCACAGTAGGAACCCAAGAACCCTTTCGAGGGCAAGCTCTCGACGTCGTGGCAAAAGATGAGGTAGGTTGATCTCATCTTCTCACAGCTGACGAACCTCTACAGATTAGAGGGACCTTAATGGAGACTTCATTGAAGAATACCTCCATTAGAGATGAAGACAAGATTTACCTTTGCAACAAGACTCTCTTCCCTTCGACTCTAGACGGAAGGACTCCCGACCGCCATCCCCCATGGACCGGAGACACTCTGCTCGAGAGCCTTATAGCGATTCCCAGGAACCAAACGATGGAGACAGACTTTCTAGAGCTTTGTCAAAAAGGAGTCGAGGAAGAACACAAATCTGACACTTCGCCCCCTTTGGCTCTTCTCTTCCCTGCCGTCACCTACAGGAGTCGTTTCTCAATGTGATGATCCATCTCGCGGTATAGGAACTtctaaaccccccccccccccccaccccccccccccccccaaaccacTTGAATGAAGAATCCTTGggttggatttcattttcggtAGTTAAATGGCATTTCGAAGATAAATAAAAATCGTCTAAATTTAATTCTAGCCCTCTGCGCGAGTTCCCAACTCTTTTTGTGAATCACTTCCCAAGGGAATGGATGGAACTGCACTTTTCTCGAGTCTTTGGGAAATTCAGTAAGGTTATAGAGGTAGTTATTCCTTTGGGTGAAAGGTTCCTCAGTCATTAGAGGATTAGACTTTGTTAGGAGGGAGAGGGTCGAGGATCTGTCTAAAGCGATCAAAGGCCTCCATGGCTAGAAATTTTACGGAAGAGAGCTCAAGGTCTAGGGTGCTTGCTTTGAGAGTCCTAAGTAGAGGTGTGCATTTGTGACCCGATCtggcggatccgacccgatctggcccgttccgaacagaaccgacggccaagatcgggcctgatcgggttGTGGTTTCCAGATCCGATTTTTTTTGGCTCGGGTCCGGATAGACCTCTGTCCGGACTGAACCGACTCGTATACCCGAACCGATGGGACCCGAACAGCACCGAACAGACCCGAACCGATAGGCGAGCGGgtagtataaaatatattttttattttttaccctaatttttctaaaaatagatggatgatgtggataaaacatatagattgtATAAAATATGTTGATCTAAGTCAtgaggacccagatgaagggaaaaaataaatatcagcttgatcgaaaacttttatggcctacataacgtttttaatggtcaaaatttattcaacactgttttctataatgtggtccacttgagattttaatataccttttttttttttctaatgacttaaaatgatttataaaaatagatggacaacatggatgaaatacatacatcatggtggggcccacagagtacggATGTCCGGTagccaggggagtagccagtccgtttccagcgTACAGCTGTA is drawn from Magnolia sinica isolate HGM2019 chromosome 5, MsV1, whole genome shotgun sequence and contains these coding sequences:
- the LOC131245614 gene encoding protein FAR1-RELATED SEQUENCE 4-like isoform X1, with product MWLSEATRVTRSRAKELQPPKPPPPPPPAPATPSPVVDMESDTAECFPTVDIAPFIGRDEMLHKSPVREPIANEGDANLEPNVGMEFESEQEVYSFYNEYARRVGFGVTKRSTRYSRRDKSIIAGFYVCSKYGFKAENGNIKNPRPVTKVGCKAMVKARRKDSGKWELIEVIKEHNHPLTPENVHFFRSHKKICAPQKRNSRTPGVQTDESTPQSNKKTAMSKQSDGMNNLGLTGKDRKTPAEKERRKFLAEGEVQAILEHFMHMHVLNPAFFYATEVDEEQHPKSVFWVDARSRTAYTYFGDVVTFDTTYLTSKYTVPFAPFVGVNHHGQPVLFGCALLADKSKESLVWLFKTWLTAMYGRHPKAIITDQDRVIKAAVAEVFPETRHRLCLWRIMKKVPEKLGQICRANPTFKDDFHDCIYDSLTVDEFEMRWDKLINDFKLGKHAWLQTLYEDRQQWVPVFLKDTFFAGMSVSHRNENVNSFLDAYVSGKTTLKEFVDQYEVALKKQIERETQADFETFHTPPSLRSPSPFEKQMSSVYTKDIFKKFQDEVFGMSACCINIVQQEGAYTMFIVKEWEDFEKMKGRDYKVMWNGHESRISCICRLFEFKGFLCRHALVVLLTAGVPKIPSHYVLKRWTKEMKNRHVLEEDCAEQACVVDRPETMEQRYNDLCQRSIKFAEEGSLSEESYNFALHILQDSMQKLVDARNSIGRLAPRIETSVPRIETSGPRIEASGPRIEASGPRIEASGSHYRVDGSQANNMANLSVLQPANQCYTQESWQHMGREDFDHMGSSEPVYHTRKFYQ
- the LOC131245614 gene encoding protein FAR-RED IMPAIRED RESPONSE 1-like isoform X2 gives rise to the protein MESDTAECFPTVDIAPFIGRDEMLHKSPVREPIANEGDANLEPNVGMEFESEQEVYSFYNEYARRVGFGVTKRSTRYSRRDKSIIAGFYVCSKYGFKAENGNIKNPRPVTKVGCKAMVKARRKDSGKWELIEVIKEHNHPLTPENVHFFRSHKKICAPQKRNSRTPGVQTDESTPQSNKKTAMSKQSDGMNNLGLTGKDRKTPAEKERRKFLAEGEVQAILEHFMHMHVLNPAFFYATEVDEEQHPKSVFWVDARSRTAYTYFGDVVTFDTTYLTSKYTVPFAPFVGVNHHGQPVLFGCALLADKSKESLVWLFKTWLTAMYGRHPKAIITDQDRVIKAAVAEVFPETRHRLCLWRIMKKVPEKLGQICRANPTFKDDFHDCIYDSLTVDEFEMRWDKLINDFKLGKHAWLQTLYEDRQQWVPVFLKDTFFAGMSVSHRNENVNSFLDAYVSGKTTLKEFVDQYEVALKKQIERETQADFETFHTPPSLRSPSPFEKQMSSVYTKDIFKKFQDEVFGMSACCINIVQQEGAYTMFIVKEWEDFEKMKGRDYKVMWNGHESRISCICRLFEFKGFLCRHALVVLLTAGVPKIPSHYVLKRWTKEMKNRHVLEEDCAEQACVVDRPETMEQRYNDLCQRSIKFAEEGSLSEESYNFALHILQDSMQKLVDARNSIGRLAPRIETSVPRIETSGPRIEASGPRIEASGPRIEASGSHYRVDGSQANNMANLSVLQPANQCYTQESWQHMGREDFDHMGSSEPVYHTRKFYQ